In Plodia interpunctella isolate USDA-ARS_2022_Savannah chromosome 17, ilPloInte3.2, whole genome shotgun sequence, one genomic interval encodes:
- the Polr2G gene encoding DNA-directed RNA polymerase II subunit RPB7 isoform X1, with protein MFYHINFQISLEHEILLHPRYFGPQLLDTVKQKLYTEVEGTCTGKYGFVIAVTTIDSIGAGLIQPGQGFVVYPVKYKAIVFRPFKGEVLDAIVTQVNKVGMFAQIGPLSCFISHHSIPADMEFCPNVNPPCYKSKQEDNVIQEEDVIRLKIVGTRVDATGIFAIGTLMDDYLGLVTQ; from the exons atgttttatcac ATAAACTTTCAGATATCTTTAGAACACGAAATCCTCCTGCATCCTAGATATTTTGGACCACAATTACTGGATACTGTCAAGCAAAAGTTATACACAGAAGTCGAGGGAACATGTACAGGAaa GTATGGCTTTGTTATAGCCGTAACAACAATAGATAGCATCGGTGCAGGTCTTATTCAACCAGGTCAGGGGTTTGTGGTGTATCCTGTCAAATATAAAGCTATAGTGTTCCGGCCATTCAAGGGAGAGGTCCTGGATGCCATTGTCACACAAGTGAACAAG GTAGGCATGTTCGCACAAATTGGGCCACTTAGCTGTTTTATTTCACACCAT TCCATACCAGCAGACATGGAGTTCTGTCCAAATGTGAATCCTCCTTGCTACAAGAGCAAGCAGGAAGACAATGTCATCCAAGAAGAGGATGTCATCAGACTGAAGATTGTGGGCACCAGGGTCGATGCCACAGGCATT TTTGCGATTGGAACTCTGATGGACGACTATTTAGGATTAGTAACTCAATGA
- the Polr2G gene encoding DNA-directed RNA polymerase II subunit RPB7 isoform X2, whose translation MFYHISLEHEILLHPRYFGPQLLDTVKQKLYTEVEGTCTGKYGFVIAVTTIDSIGAGLIQPGQGFVVYPVKYKAIVFRPFKGEVLDAIVTQVNKVGMFAQIGPLSCFISHHSIPADMEFCPNVNPPCYKSKQEDNVIQEEDVIRLKIVGTRVDATGIFAIGTLMDDYLGLVTQ comes from the exons atgttttatcac ATATCTTTAGAACACGAAATCCTCCTGCATCCTAGATATTTTGGACCACAATTACTGGATACTGTCAAGCAAAAGTTATACACAGAAGTCGAGGGAACATGTACAGGAaa GTATGGCTTTGTTATAGCCGTAACAACAATAGATAGCATCGGTGCAGGTCTTATTCAACCAGGTCAGGGGTTTGTGGTGTATCCTGTCAAATATAAAGCTATAGTGTTCCGGCCATTCAAGGGAGAGGTCCTGGATGCCATTGTCACACAAGTGAACAAG GTAGGCATGTTCGCACAAATTGGGCCACTTAGCTGTTTTATTTCACACCAT TCCATACCAGCAGACATGGAGTTCTGTCCAAATGTGAATCCTCCTTGCTACAAGAGCAAGCAGGAAGACAATGTCATCCAAGAAGAGGATGTCATCAGACTGAAGATTGTGGGCACCAGGGTCGATGCCACAGGCATT TTTGCGATTGGAACTCTGATGGACGACTATTTAGGATTAGTAACTCAATGA
- the Polr2G gene encoding DNA-directed RNA polymerase II subunit RPB7 isoform X3 → MFYHINFQISLEHEILLHPRYFGPQLLDTVKQKLYTEVEGTCTGKYGFVIAVTTIDSIGAGLIQPGQGFVVYPVKYKAIVFRPFKGEVLDAIVTQVNKSIPADMEFCPNVNPPCYKSKQEDNVIQEEDVIRLKIVGTRVDATGIFAIGTLMDDYLGLVTQ, encoded by the exons atgttttatcac ATAAACTTTCAGATATCTTTAGAACACGAAATCCTCCTGCATCCTAGATATTTTGGACCACAATTACTGGATACTGTCAAGCAAAAGTTATACACAGAAGTCGAGGGAACATGTACAGGAaa GTATGGCTTTGTTATAGCCGTAACAACAATAGATAGCATCGGTGCAGGTCTTATTCAACCAGGTCAGGGGTTTGTGGTGTATCCTGTCAAATATAAAGCTATAGTGTTCCGGCCATTCAAGGGAGAGGTCCTGGATGCCATTGTCACACAAGTGAACAAG TCCATACCAGCAGACATGGAGTTCTGTCCAAATGTGAATCCTCCTTGCTACAAGAGCAAGCAGGAAGACAATGTCATCCAAGAAGAGGATGTCATCAGACTGAAGATTGTGGGCACCAGGGTCGATGCCACAGGCATT TTTGCGATTGGAACTCTGATGGACGACTATTTAGGATTAGTAACTCAATGA
- the Rab8 gene encoding ras-related protein Rab-8A, whose protein sequence is MAKTYDYLFKLLLIGDSGVGKTSILFRFSEGAFNISFISTIGIDFKIRTIDLDGKKVKLQIWDTAGQERFRTITTAYYRGSMGIMLVYDVTNEKSFENIKNWIRNIEENASADVEKMILGNKCDLDAKRQVSKERGEQLAVEYQIKFVETSAKDSLNVEYAFYTLARDIKAKMEKKQEASNPPARSGGHKLNAADQQRKPASWLSRCTLL, encoded by the exons atggcaaaaacctacgattatttatttaaattattactgaTAGGTGATTCAGGAGTGGGTAAaacatctatactatttagATTTTCGGAAGGtgcatttaatatttcatttatatcaaCAATTG gCATTGATTTCAAAATTCGTACAATAGACCTCGACGGGAAAAAAGTAAAGTTACAGATATG GGACACTGCAGGCCAAGAAAGGTTCCGTACAATAACTACAGCTTACTACCGTGGGTCCATGGGCATTATGCTTGTGTATGATGTTACAAATGAgaaaagttttgaaaatataaagaattgGATTAgaaatattgaagaaaatgCCAGTGCGGATGTGGAGAAGATGATCCTTGgaaataaatgtgatttaGATGCTAAGAGACAG GTATCAAAAGAGCGAGGTGAACAATTAGCTGTAGAATATCAGATAAAATTTGTAGAAACATCGGCAAAGGATTCTTTAAATGTAGAGTATGCATTTTATACTCTAGCAAGAGACATTAAGGCCAAGATGGAAAAGAAACAG GAGGCAAGCAACCCGCCCGCCCGCAGCGGCGGCCACAAGCTGAACGCGGCGGACCAGCAACGCAAGCCGGCGTCCTGGCTCTCGCGCTGCACTCTGCTCTGA
- the LOC128677278 gene encoding uncharacterized protein LOC128677278 produces MSQKEGGIFYNITSLLDQDYRGVNIAIYAFATAGLAASIHKIRPVSKFSKATKVPDHFIRKHEPLKGVYTGIQHSPMRLLVDHQAPIYLPFWHSSKPPLPVKLWGIDVVSGNAVNWLECVARGNRVTLKPITRENDDLVSTVLLHLPQSKGKPVETLDVGQKLVELGFAKASVPQDVKKNTFESTLVPAILSAEARAKSFRNGVWSDKLPPLPVYVVYWRKGSQLTAELAVLSAKKFVQFLLFSTKMALLGAKNLAMRPFKSARSSKQIQAPKQIQAT; encoded by the exons atGTCTCAAAAAGAAGGAGGTATcttctataatataacaagtttattggACCAAGATTATCGTGGTGTCAAC atagCCATATATGCTTTTGCCACCGCAGGTCTAGCAGCTTCTATACATAAAATCCGCCCG GTTAGCAAGTTTTCGAAAGCGACAAAAGTACCGGACCATTTCATAAGGAAACATGAGCCCCTCAAAGGAGTTTACACCGGCATTCAGCATTCGCCCATGCGTCTTTTAGTGGATCATCAAGCACCAATATATTTACCGTTTTGGCATTCCAGTAAACCTCCACTGCCAGTCAAG CTTTGGGGTATTGATGTTGTGAGTGGGAATGCTGTCAACTGGCTGGAGTGTGTTGCCCGCGGGAACCGAGTTACTTTGAAACCTATTACCAGGGAAAATGATGATCTTGTTTCCACAGTATTGCTGCATTTACCACAATCAAAG GGCAAACCAGTGGAAACATTAGATGTGGGCCAAAAGTTAGTAGAACTTGGGTTTGCCAAAGCATCTGTACCTCAGGATGTTAAGAAGAATACTTTTGAATCAACATTGGTACCAGCTATATTGTCTGCGGAAGCCAGGGCCAAGAGTTTCCGTAATGGCGTCTGGTCTGACAAGCTTCCTCCTCTCCCAGTCTATGTTGTATATTGGAGAAAAGGCTCACAACTTACGGCAGAACTTGCTGTTCTTTCAGCAAAAAAgtttgtacaatttttacttttttcaacCAAAATGGCCTTATTAGGAGCTAAAAACCTGGCGATGCGACCATTCAAATCTGCAAGAAGTTCAAAGCAGATACAGGCTCCAAAGCAAATACAGGCTACATGA
- the Sec13 gene encoding protein SEC13 homolog translates to MITVLNTIDTGHEDMIHDAEMDYYGLRLATCSSDNSVKIYDIKSGTQTLAADLKGHFGPVWQVSWAHPKFGNLLASCSYDRKVIIWKESGEWTKLYEYTGHESSVNSVAWAPADYGLILACCSSDGSISVITYAQDSGNWDVKKIPGAHAIGVNSLSWCPAISADLNLDPLSNKEASKRIVSGGCDNLIKIWREQGDQWVEENRLEMHMDWVRDVAWAPSLGLQRSMIASCSQDKRVVIWTSDDNLSWTPTILNTFDDVVWSLSWSLTGNILAVSGGDNKVSLWKENSDGQWLCISEVAKGLGQTANDERSTL, encoded by the exons ATGATTACTGTTCTAAATACAATCGACACAGGTCACGAAGATATGATACATGACGCAGAAATGGATTACTATGGCTTGAGGTTAGCTACATGCTCTTCTGACAACTCTGTAAAGATTTACGATATCAAGAGTGGAACACAAACCCTCGCAGCTGACTTGAAGGGTCACTTTGGGCCGGTGTGGCAAGTGTCTTGGGCACATCCGAAGTTTGGTAACTTGCTGGCATCGTGCTCTTATGATAGAAAAGTTATCATATGGAAAGAATCAGGGGAATggacaaaattatatgaatatactGGGCATGAAAGTTCTGTGAACTCGGTTGCGTGGGCGCCCGCCGATTACGGGTTGATACTAGCCTGTTGCAGTTCTGATGGATCAATATCAGTCATAACATATGCACAAGATAGCGGTAACTGGGATGTAAAGAAGATTCCTGGGGCCCATGCTATTGGGGTGAATTCCTTGAGTTGGTGTCCTGCTATCTCAGCCGACTTGAACCTCGATCCTCTTAGCAATAAAGAGGCATCTAAGAGAATAGTTTCCGGTGGATGTGACAATCTTATCAAG ATATGGAGAGAACAAGGAGACCAATGGGTAGAAGAAAACCGCCTAGAAATGCACATGGATTGGGTCAGAGATGTTGCCTGGGCTCCATCTCTTGGGCTGCAGCGGTCCATGATTGCCAGCTGCTCTCAGGACAAAAGAGTGGTTATTTGGACCAGCGATGACAATCTATCTTGGACACCCACCATCCTCAATACCTTTGATGATGTTGTGTGGAGTCTGAGCTGGTCTCTTACTGGTAACATCCTAGCTGTGTCTGGTGGGGACAACAAGGTCAGTCTGTGGAAGGAGAACAGTGATGGCCAGTGGTTATGTATCAGTGAAGTCGCCAAAGGATTAGGCCAAACTGCTAATGATGAGAGAAGTACACTCTGA